One window of the Osmerus mordax isolate fOsmMor3 chromosome 2, fOsmMor3.pri, whole genome shotgun sequence genome contains the following:
- the LOC136959565 gene encoding rho GTPase-activating protein 9-like, which yields MSFERRSKGGVLVEFAYQYTDRTGSIVSIKPDEHYLLLEKTSHDWWLVCKDESSEPFYVPAKCVRVLPSRFPLDHADPPRPETTRVPETRRQHKTPQRAVAKTSLSGEHDMDTKAKSPIQQRPASPAPSCVSMKSDWSMNQPIKFSDGGGPSPSLNSSSNPKTGLELLTVDTQVPLITSLLKHRVRDADCRF from the exons ATGAGCTTTGAGAGGCGCAGCAAAGGTGGGGTTCTGGTGGAGTTTGCGTATCAGTACACAGACAGAACTGGCAGCATCGTCTCCATCAAACCTGATGAACATTACCTCCTCCTGGAGAAGACCAGCCATGACTGGTGGCTCGTCTGCAAGGATGAGAGTTCAGAGCCCTTCTACGTCCCTGCCAAGTGTGTCAGGGTACTTCCCAGCAGGTTCCCACTGGACCATGCTGACCCCCCCAGACcagagaccaccagagtccctgAGACAAGACGACAACACAAGACACCACAG AGGGCTGTCGCTAAAACGAGTCTCTCTGgggaacatgacatggacaccaaagctaagag cccaatccagcagagaccagcctcacctgcacccagctgtgtgtccatgaagagtgactggtcTATGAATCAACCTATcaagttcagtgatggaggaggaccttctccatcactgaacagcagctctaaccctaaaacagggttagagctgctgactgtagatactcaAGtacccctcatcacatccctactaaaacacagggttagagatgctgactgtagattctaa